A stretch of DNA from Planctomycetaceae bacterium:
CATCTGGTGCTGCAGTGAGTGAGCCCGGTGAAAACCACACCTTGAAGTCGTCCCCAGGATTGTGTTCAGGGGAATCGCAAGCCTGATCATTAGGCTGCTGACCCCGGCGGTACAAGTCGGCTATCGTAACGGCGGGTAACGCCTGCGGCCAGTGGGCTTCTCCGGCACTTGGCATGCGCCGTCGACCCGGAGATGCGCCGCCCGATCCCCGCTTTGCGACGCCAGGCCAATCAGTTCCGCGGCGCCGCACTCCGGAAGCCGCGCGCGCGTTTTGCAATTCGCCGTCGTCAGCATGGTCCGTAGCGATCCGGTTTTCAGCCCGGATCGACGACGGTCACGCCGCTGCAAACCATGACAGGACGCGCTCCGTATCCTCCGGAAGCACAAACAGCGTAAGCAATGTGGGAAGGGCTGGAAGGAGGAATGGCTCCGACCGCAGGCCGCAGACCGGCCTGTTCGCGATCTGCCGGGCTGAGCTCGTGCCCCTTTGCGTTGCGTCGTGCTCGCGCGCCTGGTCGCATTACGAAATGTGTCCGCCGCGAGTTTCCACGTAGACGGCGTAGAGCGACGTGCTGCCGGTCATGAAAAGGCGATTGCGTTTTGAGCCGCCGAAGCAGACGTTGGAACAGATTTCCGGCAGCAGGATCTGGCCGATGCGGTCGCCGTTCGGTGCGAAAATGTGAACACCGTCGTAGCCATCGCCGACCCAGCCCGCACTGGCCCACACGTTTCCGTCTTCGTCGGCACGAATTCCGTCGGCAAGTCCCCCGACCTTCTTGCCATTCAGTTCGAGTTCCATCGACGCGAACTCCCTGCCGTTCGCGAGGCGCTTTCCATCGACGATGTCCCAGACCTTGATGTTACGGGGAGCATCGGGATAGTGGCTGGCTCCCGTGTCGGCCACGTAGAGCTTCTTGTAGTCGTTCGAAAAGCATAGTCCGTTCGGCTTGTAGATCTCGTCCGTAACCTGTTCCACCTTGCCGGTCTGTGCGTCGATCCGATAGACAGCCTCCTTTTGATACGGCTGCGGGGACCCTGTCCCTGCCTGACGGCCTTCGTAATTCATGATGCCGCCGTAGCCTGGATCGGTAAACCACACGGCTCCATCGTCGGGGTGGACCACCGCGTCGTTCGGCGCGTTCAGCGACTTGCCGTTGAACGTTTCTGCCAGAACGGTTTCGGAACCGTCGTGTTCGTAGCGCACGACACGTCTTGTCTGATGCTGGCAGGAGATCTGCCGACCCTGATAATCAAAGGTATTGCCGTTGCTGTTGCCAGCGGGACTGCGAAACACACTGACGTGGCCGTCTTCTTCCAGCCAGCGCATCTGTACGTTGTTCGGAATGTCGCTCCACAGCAGGTAACGGCCGACTCCGTTCCATGCGGGGCCTTCTGCCCACAACATCTCTTTGCTGTGGTACAAACGCAGGATTGGCGAATTCCCGAGTTTGTACCTTGCGAAACGGTCGTCCAAAACGACGACATCAGGCTCCGGATATCGGACGGGCGGAGCGTCCGGTCCGTACTCCCGCCCGAATGCGACAGTCGTTGCCGTGGCCGCTGCAGCAGCCAGAAACGAACGACGGCCCAGTTGCACTACGGACGCTGGTTCGGTGGAGTCCGCGTTGTCAACGATGGTGTTGCCGTTCAATATTGCGTTCATGTTTTCGTCGCCTGTTAACCAAAGTGAATACGGTTCGAAACGCCTGCCGAACGTTAGCAAATCGTCACAGGGAACGGCACCGAAACTCGCGGACGAAGGACATGCGTGTTGGTTTGCATTTGTCGGGCGCGATGCCTGCCTCGTGTGAAGAAATTCCGTGAGACAAAATCTCGTCCGTGACGTCATGGATGACGTGCAGCAGATCCGGTCAATTGCCCGGCTGCTGGTGATCAAAATTCGGCATTCTTCCGAAACTTGCGGAAGGCGACGCGGATCGAGCCGCCTGAGCCGCGGAGCTGTTCGTGAGTCTGAAATCGATCACCGTGTCGGGCAAGCTTCCTCCTGAGAACGCGACGCTGCGCCTCACGGCGAAAACTTCCGACGCCGCGGCCGGTCTGACGGAACTCGTGAACGGCTGGACGAAGGAGCAGCTTGGCGAAGACGCTGCCAGTCTGCAGTTGGAATCTGACGGCGACAGCGCTGTGCTGAACGTGACATCCGTCGAACAGGCCATCGCCGTCATCGGATCAGTTCAGCGACTGATGACGGGGCAAAGCCGCCCGGCCACGATGACCTCACTCAAGCAGTTTGGCCTGGCGTTGCACAAATTTCGTGACGTCTTAGGTCACTTCCCGCCGCAGTCGCTCGTTGACGAAAATGGAAAGCGGCTGCTGAGCTGTCGAGTGCTGATCCTGCCGTACCTTGACGCGTACCCGCTGTATCAGGAATTCCGTCTGGGTGAACCGTGGGACAGCGAACACAACCGCAGGCTGATTGAAAAAATGCCGAATGTATTTCGGTCACCAGCCTCTGCGGGGCACGAACCGGACGTCGGGATGACGCTCTTCGTCGCACCGCTGACGGCCAGCACCATTTTCGGCCAGCCGGGCCCCGGCGTCAAAATCACAGATATCACCGATGGGACCAGCAACACGATTCTGCTGGTGGAAGCCGCTGCCGACCGGGCTGTGATCTGGACAAAGCCGGACGACCTGATGATCGATCTGAAGAACCCGCTGAGTTCGATCATCGACGAGAATGCTGACGGCTTCGCAGCGTTATTCGCTGACGGTTCGGCCCGGGTGTGGCCGAACGACATCGCCGTCGAGATGCTGCAGGCGATCCTGTCGATGAACGGCGGTGAACTCGTGGACTGGAACAAGTGAGGAATCGTACGAAATAACGCTTCCAATGGACTGCTCGCCATTGAGGCACAGCCGGGGGCGGCCTGCCCAGCCTGGGCGGGGCGCAGCGCGGGCCATCGCACAGCAGGGCATCACAGCCCTTGCCATCCAACGGACTGGCGGAGCATCTCCGGGCCGTGGCAGCCCGGTTGCAGCGCGGGCTGGCCGGGTTCCAGCCCCATTGCCGGATGCGGCAGCGTCGCTGGGTTCGGTGGCGCGAGCTGCGGATTTCGCACGGGGCCGAATCGTCCAACGACAACCATATACGCGGAGTTACATTGTCGAGAGACTGAGGCTTGCCCGCAAACTCCCGGTTGTTCTGAGTTTCACAGACGCGCTGGATGGCCCAATTCGTTGGCTCGTCGTCAGCCGCAATCGCCTGCACCTGCGGACCGGCATTGTCAAAGACCGTCTAAGTCTGGCGACCTACGGTATCGAAGACACAGAAAAGAAACCTGGCACAGACCTGACACTTTTTTCTGACATCCGGTGAGCGACGGGCTACAGATGGCCGTCAGATTCGCCGGCGAGCTGCTGCAGAATCCAGCCTCCATGGCACCAACTCCCCAGTTCCTGCACCGCATAAGTCCACGGGTGAAGATGAAACACGGCCACTTTCGAGAATTCGTTCCGGACCTGCTAGTGAGAGGCTCCTTCAAATCCCCTACGAATCTCTCGCCGCGGCGTTTTGCCGCTCAGTTTCCGCTTCGCCCCCCGGCTCCTGCACGCTCGAAACTCGTGATTCGCTGTCGTCAGAATTCTCCGTGCCGGTCC
This window harbors:
- a CDS encoding SMP-30/gluconolactonase/LRE family protein; translated protein: MNAILNGNTIVDNADSTEPASVVQLGRRSFLAAAAATATTVAFGREYGPDAPPVRYPEPDVVVLDDRFARYKLGNSPILRLYHSKEMLWAEGPAWNGVGRYLLWSDIPNNVQMRWLEEDGHVSVFRSPAGNSNGNTFDYQGRQISCQHQTRRVVRYEHDGSETVLAETFNGKSLNAPNDAVVHPDDGAVWFTDPGYGGIMNYEGRQAGTGSPQPYQKEAVYRIDAQTGKVEQVTDEIYKPNGLCFSNDYKKLYVADTGASHYPDAPRNIKVWDIVDGKRLANGREFASMELELNGKKVGGLADGIRADEDGNVWASAGWVGDGYDGVHIFAPNGDRIGQILLPEICSNVCFGGSKRNRLFMTGSTSLYAVYVETRGGHIS
- a CDS encoding DUF1559 domain-containing protein — translated: MSLKSITVSGKLPPENATLRLTAKTSDAAAGLTELVNGWTKEQLGEDAASLQLESDGDSAVLNVTSVEQAIAVIGSVQRLMTGQSRPATMTSLKQFGLALHKFRDVLGHFPPQSLVDENGKRLLSCRVLILPYLDAYPLYQEFRLGEPWDSEHNRRLIEKMPNVFRSPASAGHEPDVGMTLFVAPLTASTIFGQPGPGVKITDITDGTSNTILLVEAAADRAVIWTKPDDLMIDLKNPLSSIIDENADGFAALFADGSARVWPNDIAVEMLQAILSMNGGELVDWNK